The following coding sequences are from one Verrucosispora sp. WMMD573 window:
- a CDS encoding CU044_2847 family protein: protein MVRYQVDDKTVALIEVEPPPGFQPAGTGDVAGWVRESAAPAVAAARELLEQVKAAAPDVVEVRFGIKATGTANWVIAKATGEANFEVTLTWHGGGSPAHGTVSRL from the coding sequence ATGGTCCGCTACCAGGTCGACGACAAGACGGTCGCGCTGATCGAAGTCGAGCCGCCTCCGGGCTTTCAGCCTGCGGGCACCGGCGATGTCGCCGGATGGGTGCGGGAGTCCGCGGCGCCGGCTGTCGCTGCCGCGCGGGAGTTACTCGAGCAGGTGAAGGCCGCGGCACCGGACGTGGTCGAGGTGCGATTCGGGATCAAGGCGACCGGGACGGCGAACTGGGTTATAGCCAAGGCGACCGGTGAGGCGAACTTCGAGGTCACCCTGACCTGGCACGGAGGCGGCTCACCGGCTCACGGCACCGTGTCGCGGCTTTGA
- a CDS encoding VOC family protein, translating to MAVRFNHTIIAAKDRNESARFYRELLEVPEAPPWGVFTNIQLSDGVLLQFAEPPVEIQMQHYAFLIDDNLFDRAYARLREHGIEHWADPQMRRPGEINNEHGGRGVYFKDPAGHAIELITRPYL from the coding sequence ATGGCAGTCAGGTTCAACCACACCATCATCGCCGCCAAGGATCGCAACGAGTCAGCCCGGTTCTACCGTGAGTTGCTTGAAGTTCCGGAGGCGCCGCCCTGGGGTGTGTTCACCAACATCCAGCTCAGCGACGGTGTGCTACTCCAGTTCGCCGAACCGCCGGTGGAGATTCAGATGCAGCACTACGCGTTCCTGATCGACGACAACCTGTTCGATCGGGCATACGCGCGACTGCGCGAGCACGGCATAGAGCACTGGGCCGATCCGCAGATGCGTCGCCCTGGCGAGATCAACAACGAGCACGGTGGCCGGGGAGTCTACTTCAAAGACCCCGCAGGCCACGCGATCGAACTGATCACCCGCCCGTACCTGTAG
- a CDS encoding SRPBCC family protein: MPALIEVVSVINAAPSVVFDLTLDVDVHTASLPASRGTATTSTGRRQLALGDEVAFRARHFGLPWRMTSRITAYERPYHFVDEQTRGPFRALRHEHHFQDIDDLRTQMTDRMTISAPLGPLGAVVTWALIAPYLRRLLIQRAARITHLAQAHEP; the protein is encoded by the coding sequence GTGCCGGCGCTCATCGAGGTCGTGTCCGTCATCAACGCCGCCCCGAGTGTGGTATTCGACCTGACCCTCGACGTGGACGTCCACACCGCGTCCCTGCCCGCCAGCCGCGGGACAGCCACGACCAGCACCGGACGACGCCAACTCGCCCTCGGCGACGAGGTCGCCTTCCGCGCCCGTCATTTCGGACTGCCCTGGCGCATGACCAGCCGAATCACCGCCTACGAACGGCCGTACCACTTTGTTGACGAGCAGACGCGAGGCCCCTTCCGCGCTCTGCGCCACGAGCACCACTTCCAGGACATCGACGACCTACGCACACAGATGACCGACCGCATGACCATCAGCGCGCCCCTGGGGCCGCTGGGCGCAGTAGTGACCTGGGCGCTCATCGCGCCGTACCTACGCCGACTGTTGATACAACGGGCAGCCCGCATCACGCATCTGGCACAAGCCCACGAGCCGTAA
- a CDS encoding trypsin-like peptidase domain-containing protein encodes MTAAPDGSPWSVALHRGPDQHIPVGAGIVIDTNLVLTCHHVAFGADGNFHDDLWVAFPLASKVSYFDRRKVRQCLHDGKQAAHVDLVVLELVEPVPATVSAARLRCLEPRPLVDRPFWAYGFPTAIPGGTSATGTFTKIGGYGHVMIDSGASGGLSRGFSGGAVWSPEYQAVIGVVVSADSQGKGQAVTLHHADEQLPEMKLGSLSAWRVEDADDSALSAWGWALSSDGEAGRHWLPRARGVGVDTEGGAWFRGRTAALRSIVSWLDDSGPVERPLIVTGSPGVGKSAALGRVVTTADRQIRATLPRDDVAVRAKVGSVSCAVHAKGKTAIEVATEIAQAVAVDLPGAPADLMPAVRDRLERRPNRFALIIDALDEAVDPGHARQIIDDILLPLARDCGRYGVRVVVGTRRSDDQGNLVTCFGDDAELIDLDAPEYFAEADLVNYAQATLQLLGVERPANPYADPGTAAPLARRIAALAKGNFLVAGLVARTHALRDTEPVDPATVSFTATVAHALDAYLAGLPAAGSTPARLALTVLAYAETPGLPLPLWQAAVTALGGTVTESELLGFARTAAANFLVESGGGAQPAYRLFHQALNDALLADRDVRALRRDDQRRLVSAWVDLAGVTGWAACPDYLLRSLPQHAARAGLVERLLTDEGYLLHAHLDRLLTVVDAEHTPTAPLAQARARLLQRTPLAVAAEPAERAALLSVVDRLDGLNSGIVADEAPYRARWAHTPPRQERSVLDGHSQAVYDVAAIEIDNRRLLASAGDDGTVRLWDPLTNQVESVFTCHADTIRGVCAVRTGAGEVLIATASHDGTVGLWEPRTGRRRHELRGHHDWVRNICVIPLPAGDLLVSAGDDRTVRVWDPDTGDQRYVLTGHVGWVTAVTYVPAGGRHLLASTGFDSVIRIWEPSAGGRPMLTLVGHAGWVTTLYPVRSPEGTLLASAGYDGTVRLWNPLTGRLVQTLDTGGPITDLCTVDVDGGCLLVSTGEDGFIRLWEVQTWVSRPSLQGHANWVRAVCELRTAKERMLATAGDDGTVRLWDPAGGQPDTVTDPDRYGPVSALCPVPSGQPALVAAGGVDGQVRCWDVSTGERVLEFKTEGSAVNAMCAVADDEEPLIFTAQEDNTVGAWNARDGTLGWEMTEHHAPVAAVCPIVVKGETLIASAGDDQAIRLWNPHTGTVRAVLLGHVTRAWVTALATVRWPGFEALASADKSGTVMLWAGGDTPLWLQQGHQDAVNALCGVVVAGRPMLVSASADHTIRMWDAEWGQPVRWFTGHRGPVTGLSLVRIGGRNLIASTSRDRTVRVWDPTTGRAVHTIPVYHPALTCCAIGDTLVVGLDQGLLALAIAQ; translated from the coding sequence GTGACAGCAGCCCCTGACGGAAGCCCGTGGTCGGTAGCCCTACATCGCGGACCCGATCAGCACATCCCGGTCGGCGCCGGAATCGTCATCGACACGAATCTCGTCCTCACCTGCCATCACGTCGCCTTCGGCGCGGACGGAAACTTCCACGACGATCTGTGGGTCGCCTTTCCGCTCGCATCGAAGGTCAGCTACTTCGATCGACGTAAGGTCCGGCAGTGTCTGCACGACGGCAAGCAAGCCGCACACGTCGATCTGGTCGTGCTCGAACTCGTCGAGCCGGTGCCGGCCACGGTCTCGGCAGCCCGGCTACGCTGCCTGGAACCCCGGCCACTGGTCGATCGCCCCTTCTGGGCGTACGGCTTTCCTACCGCGATCCCCGGTGGCACCTCGGCCACTGGCACCTTCACCAAGATCGGCGGTTACGGGCACGTCATGATCGACAGTGGCGCGAGCGGCGGACTGAGCAGAGGCTTCAGCGGCGGTGCCGTCTGGTCGCCGGAATACCAGGCGGTGATCGGCGTCGTGGTCTCTGCCGACAGCCAGGGCAAGGGCCAGGCCGTGACCCTCCACCACGCGGACGAACAGCTACCCGAGATGAAGCTGGGCAGCCTGTCCGCCTGGCGGGTCGAGGACGCCGACGACAGCGCCCTGTCCGCCTGGGGATGGGCGCTGAGCAGCGACGGCGAGGCCGGTCGGCACTGGCTTCCCCGGGCCCGGGGTGTGGGAGTGGACACCGAAGGCGGCGCCTGGTTCCGTGGCCGGACCGCAGCCCTGCGCAGCATCGTGAGCTGGCTTGACGATTCGGGGCCTGTCGAACGACCACTGATCGTCACAGGCTCACCCGGCGTGGGTAAGTCCGCTGCCCTCGGCCGGGTCGTCACCACCGCCGACCGGCAGATCCGGGCGACGCTGCCGCGCGACGACGTAGCCGTCCGGGCCAAGGTCGGCTCGGTGTCGTGTGCCGTGCATGCCAAGGGCAAGACCGCCATCGAGGTTGCCACCGAGATCGCGCAGGCAGTCGCCGTCGACCTGCCCGGTGCTCCCGCCGACCTGATGCCGGCGGTACGCGACCGGCTGGAGCGCCGGCCCAACCGATTCGCGCTGATCATCGACGCGCTCGACGAGGCCGTCGACCCCGGCCACGCCCGGCAGATCATCGACGACATCCTGCTGCCGCTGGCCCGCGACTGCGGCCGGTACGGGGTCCGGGTGGTGGTCGGCACCCGACGCTCCGACGACCAGGGCAATCTGGTCACCTGTTTCGGCGACGACGCGGAGCTGATCGACCTGGACGCACCGGAGTACTTCGCCGAAGCCGATCTCGTCAACTATGCCCAGGCGACCCTGCAACTGCTCGGTGTCGAGCGGCCCGCCAACCCGTACGCCGATCCGGGGACCGCCGCCCCACTCGCCCGCCGCATCGCCGCCCTGGCCAAGGGCAACTTTCTCGTCGCCGGCCTGGTCGCCCGGACACACGCGTTGCGCGACACCGAACCCGTCGACCCGGCAACGGTGTCGTTCACCGCCACCGTGGCGCACGCGCTGGACGCCTACCTCGCCGGGCTGCCTGCGGCGGGCTCGACACCCGCCCGACTGGCCCTGACCGTGCTCGCATACGCCGAGACACCGGGACTGCCGCTGCCACTGTGGCAGGCGGCGGTGACAGCATTGGGCGGGACCGTCACCGAGTCGGAACTGCTCGGGTTCGCCCGTACCGCCGCTGCGAACTTCCTGGTCGAGAGCGGCGGAGGCGCGCAGCCCGCGTACCGGCTGTTCCACCAGGCCCTCAACGACGCGTTGCTGGCCGACCGCGACGTGCGGGCCTTGCGCCGCGACGACCAGCGCCGACTGGTGTCCGCCTGGGTCGACCTGGCCGGCGTCACCGGATGGGCGGCCTGTCCGGATTACCTGCTGCGCTCGCTACCGCAGCACGCCGCCCGGGCCGGTCTGGTGGAACGGCTGCTCACCGACGAGGGTTACCTGCTGCACGCGCACCTCGACCGGTTGCTCACCGTGGTCGACGCAGAACACACGCCTACCGCACCGCTCGCGCAGGCCCGAGCAAGGCTGCTGCAACGCACCCCGCTGGCGGTGGCGGCGGAACCGGCCGAGCGCGCCGCGCTCCTCTCGGTCGTCGACCGCCTCGATGGCCTGAACAGCGGAATCGTGGCGGACGAGGCACCGTACCGGGCGCGGTGGGCGCACACACCGCCGCGACAGGAACGCAGCGTGCTGGACGGGCACTCACAGGCGGTCTACGACGTCGCGGCCATCGAGATCGACAACCGCCGGCTCCTCGCCTCGGCCGGTGACGACGGCACCGTCCGGCTCTGGGATCCGCTGACCAACCAGGTCGAGTCGGTCTTCACCTGCCACGCTGACACGATCCGTGGCGTGTGCGCGGTCCGGACCGGTGCCGGCGAGGTGCTGATCGCCACCGCCAGCCACGACGGCACGGTGGGGTTGTGGGAACCACGGACCGGCCGCCGCCGGCATGAGTTGCGTGGGCACCACGACTGGGTACGCAACATCTGCGTCATTCCGCTGCCCGCCGGTGATCTGCTCGTCTCGGCCGGCGACGACCGTACGGTACGCGTCTGGGATCCGGATACGGGCGATCAGCGGTACGTGTTGACCGGACACGTCGGCTGGGTGACGGCGGTGACGTATGTTCCCGCCGGCGGCCGGCACCTGTTGGCTTCCACCGGCTTCGACAGTGTGATCCGGATCTGGGAACCGAGCGCCGGTGGCCGACCAATGCTGACCCTCGTCGGCCATGCTGGCTGGGTCACGACCCTCTACCCCGTCCGCTCGCCCGAGGGCACGTTGCTCGCTTCGGCGGGCTACGACGGCACCGTCCGCCTGTGGAATCCCCTGACCGGCCGGCTGGTACAGACCCTCGACACCGGCGGACCGATCACCGACCTGTGCACTGTCGACGTCGACGGCGGATGCCTGCTGGTGTCGACAGGCGAGGACGGTTTCATCCGGCTGTGGGAGGTACAGACCTGGGTCAGCCGTCCCAGCCTGCAGGGGCATGCGAACTGGGTCCGTGCGGTCTGCGAGCTGCGTACCGCGAAGGAACGGATGCTCGCCACCGCCGGCGACGACGGCACGGTGCGGCTGTGGGATCCGGCCGGCGGTCAGCCGGACACGGTCACCGACCCGGACCGGTACGGTCCGGTGAGCGCGCTCTGCCCCGTGCCCAGTGGGCAGCCAGCACTGGTAGCCGCAGGCGGGGTCGACGGCCAGGTGCGCTGTTGGGATGTCAGCACCGGCGAGCGGGTCCTGGAGTTCAAGACGGAGGGCAGCGCGGTCAACGCGATGTGTGCGGTCGCCGACGACGAGGAGCCGCTGATCTTCACCGCGCAGGAGGACAACACCGTCGGCGCGTGGAACGCCCGGGACGGCACGTTGGGTTGGGAGATGACCGAACACCACGCCCCGGTGGCCGCGGTCTGCCCGATCGTCGTCAAGGGTGAAACCCTGATCGCCTCGGCCGGCGACGACCAGGCAATCCGGTTGTGGAACCCGCACACCGGCACCGTACGCGCGGTGCTCCTCGGCCACGTCACCCGCGCCTGGGTGACCGCCTTGGCCACGGTCAGGTGGCCGGGTTTCGAGGCGCTCGCCTCGGCGGACAAGAGCGGCACCGTGATGCTGTGGGCCGGTGGAGATACCCCGCTCTGGTTACAGCAGGGACATCAGGATGCGGTCAACGCGCTGTGCGGAGTGGTGGTGGCCGGTCGCCCGATGCTGGTATCGGCCAGCGCGGACCACACGATCCGGATGTGGGACGCGGAGTGGGGCCAGCCGGTTCGATGGTTCACCGGGCACCGCGGCCCGGTCACCGGGCTGAGCCTGGTGCGGATCGGCGGTCGCAACTTGATCGCATCGACCAGCCGGGACCGCACGGTCCGAGTCTGGGATCCGACGACCGGCCGGGCGGTGCACACCATCCCCGTCTACCATCCGGCGCTGACCTGCTGCGCCATTGGCGACACCCTGGTGGTGGGCCTGGACCAGGGTCTGCTCGCGCTCGCGATCGCCCAATGA
- a CDS encoding histidine phosphatase family protein: MVLLVTQGPGGRRTMARTQLYLVRHGEQGSVSDHAPDEGLSQLGRDQADRLGRRLRTVPFSAVHHSSLARAAQTADIVARYLPQVPRHDCDFVADRTPVPSAAERGRYPGRWHAWLDGVLDDERDEDAVALRAAVEHFGVTGEEDRHELLITHNLVIGWFVRHVLDAPVWRWIGLNQANCAITIVQWDSDRPPTLVSFNDTGHL; the protein is encoded by the coding sequence ATGGTGCTCCTCGTCACACAAGGACCCGGAGGGCGGCGCACGATGGCTCGTACACAGCTGTACCTCGTCCGCCACGGCGAACAGGGTTCGGTCTCCGACCACGCCCCGGACGAAGGTCTGTCGCAGCTCGGCCGCGACCAGGCCGACCGGCTGGGCAGACGGCTCCGCACCGTGCCTTTCTCGGCCGTCCACCACAGCTCACTGGCCCGGGCGGCCCAAACCGCCGACATCGTCGCCCGCTACCTCCCACAGGTACCACGACACGACTGCGACTTCGTCGCAGACCGTACGCCGGTGCCTTCTGCCGCCGAACGTGGCCGATACCCGGGACGGTGGCATGCATGGCTTGACGGTGTGCTCGACGACGAGCGCGACGAAGACGCCGTGGCCCTACGGGCCGCCGTTGAGCACTTCGGGGTCACCGGCGAGGAGGACCGGCATGAACTGCTGATCACGCACAACTTAGTGATCGGCTGGTTCGTCCGCCACGTGCTTGACGCCCCGGTGTGGCGGTGGATAGGCCTCAATCAAGCCAACTGCGCTATCACCATCGTGCAGTGGGATTCCGATCGACCGCCAACCTTGGTCAGCTTCAACGACACCGGACACCTGTAG
- a CDS encoding IS5 family transposase — MSRQRRYPSDLTDAQWALVEPLLPPPRTGGRPEKHPRRDVVNAILYVVRTGCSWRQLPVDFPPWQTVYWYFTRWEEDDVTERILVALRRRVRAAQGRAAEPTAGIIDSQSVKGADTVGRDTRGYDAGKKVNGRKRFIVTDTLGLLLVVCVMAASVQDRDGAKTTLLSAYLFTPVRFVYADAGFAGTLVDWCQRILRTTLEIVRKAPGQKGFAVIARRWVVERSLAWLTGHRRLARDYERHPATSEAMIRWAAINGMLRRLTRGRPARRQRAWTLDNLKA, encoded by the coding sequence ATGTCGCGTCAGCGTCGCTACCCCTCGGACCTGACCGACGCCCAATGGGCGCTGGTCGAGCCGCTGCTGCCACCACCGAGAACCGGTGGCCGGCCGGAGAAACATCCACGCCGCGACGTGGTGAACGCGATCCTGTACGTGGTGCGGACCGGCTGCTCGTGGCGGCAACTGCCGGTCGACTTCCCGCCGTGGCAGACGGTGTACTGGTACTTCACCCGCTGGGAGGAAGACGATGTCACCGAGCGGATCCTCGTCGCGCTGCGCCGAAGGGTCCGCGCCGCCCAAGGCCGCGCCGCCGAACCCACGGCAGGCATCATCGACTCCCAGAGCGTCAAAGGCGCCGACACCGTCGGCCGGGACACCCGTGGCTACGACGCGGGCAAGAAGGTCAACGGCCGCAAACGGTTCATCGTCACCGACACCCTGGGTCTGCTCCTAGTCGTGTGCGTGATGGCCGCGAGCGTGCAGGACCGCGACGGAGCGAAGACGACTCTGCTGTCGGCGTACCTGTTCACCCCGGTCCGGTTCGTCTACGCCGACGCCGGCTTCGCCGGAACCCTGGTCGACTGGTGCCAACGCATCCTGCGCACCACCCTGGAAATCGTACGCAAGGCCCCAGGCCAGAAAGGATTCGCCGTAATCGCCCGCCGATGGGTCGTCGAGCGCAGCCTTGCCTGGCTGACCGGCCACCGCAGACTGGCCCGCGACTACGAACGCCACCCCGCCACCTCCGAAGCCATGATCCGCTGGGCCGCCATCAACGGCATGCTCCGCCGCCTCACCCGCGGCCGACCCGCACGCCGTCAACGAGCCTGGACCCTCGACAACCTCAAAGCCTGA